The following is a genomic window from Corvus hawaiiensis isolate bCorHaw1 chromosome 5, bCorHaw1.pri.cur, whole genome shotgun sequence.
ATTAACACTAGAAAGTGTTCAGTGTCATTGAGTCATTTAAACTAAGATCTTCTGACAGAGTTTGCCTCCCCCTTTCTGCACTTACAGGCACCTGATGTTGGCATTCATACCAGTAATGGAACACCCCCTGATTTCTGTAGTTAATATCTGTGCATAAACAAGTGTATAAAATGGCACCAGAGGATTTTACCACTATTTGTGacacagaaaacacactgaACTTGTGGAGTCCCAAATCCACTCCAGGCCtggacagcagcactgccccacATCTGTGCTCTCCTCCCAGTTGTAACAACCCCTTCTTAAGAATTTTGCTCACATCTCATCCCTCTgtcctttctccttctgttccatTTGTGGCTTCTTGCTGCATTCATCAGTAAAAGGCACACGGTtaacaaactggaaaaaaacccaacaaaaatcTTGCACCCAGAAACTGtccttttaggtttttttggcTTCCCCTTAAGCAGCAAAATGTTAGATGCCATTTTAGTCACAGTGTGGTTGTTTTTAGTCTCTTCTGTACCGTTAGTCTTGAAGACAACTGCTGGATTCCTGGTGCTATGTTCCAATGTATCCATCACAAAGCAGAGGACACAACCACTGGACTCACTTGCTGGTCTCGTTTGCCTCATGTTAATATAaacattctcctcacatccggACACACCTAATATTCCATTATCACCTTAAAAGACTGCTCTACCTGAAGACTGCTTATACACAGAGGTGCTTAAGATGAATTCAAACCAACTGTCATGGAAACCTACGTAAACCAACACCTACCTTCATCCACCGCAAAGTGACAGCTCTTGTCATTgtagaaaagaattttcttcttatCAGGGCGATTAACAAAGATGATCTGGTCCCCTAAAGCCtcaaaaacaaatgcaaaagaacAACTCAAAATCACTTCGTTTCCAAGCTGAAGGTCTCCCAACTCCAACAGACCCAGACCTTGTGCtacaaaaagcaacaacaaactGGAGAAACCGCAAAGTAACCGGCCATGAAACAGATGCTAATAAATCAAAGATGAGATGCAGAGGACTGAGGTCAAGGTGTGAAAGGACAACTAAATGACAACAGTCAGAATGTGGGAGATCAGGAGTCTTTTGTGAGAAAGAGCTCTGAGAGCTGCGTTGAGACATCAGGGCAAATCTGAACGTGAAGggtgaaatacagaaaagggCACATGTTAGATCTGCTGAAACAGCTTCCAAGTTatcaaaagaacagaaacaacTCATGAGAAAACTCTTagtctctctcttccctctgagAAGTGAACCAGCTGAGGTGCCCCTCACCTTTATGGCTTTCTGTGCATTGGGCAGCCCTTCCTCGATGTCTTCCAGAAGGATCCCTCCCAGTCCTCGTTGGTCATGCTTGTCCAAGAGCCTGAGCAGAgcctttttgtctttcaagtTGTACTTGGGTTTGAAAGCATACTTCCCATCCACAACTTCTATTTTCGGATTGTTGACTAGAGCCTGTAACAGGGACAGAAATTTCAACCCTTGAAAAAGTGCAGACacttattacatttttttctggtgtgCTTTTGAGCACACAAGCCTCATGTTacagctgccaggctggaggtTTGAgttttaaaggattttaaatcCTTGGATCTTAGATCCACCAGCCTAGGCATAATTCACCACAACACAGCACCTGCAACAGAGAAGGGACCCAATTTTGGTGCTGCAGGGTGTTTGTTCACCTCTTCTCATCTGGCAAAAGTTCAGTGATAATTTTATATACAATTCTTAGGAGGAGCTCTTCCGTTCCATTTTGATATTCTGGTTCATTATGGAAGAAACCAGGAAATACCTTTTGAAAGACTTCAGCAACGTCAGGCTTCCCACACAACCAACACTGCCAGAGTGGAGGTTTCTGTTCGCCAGAATATTAGTACTGGCAGCAAAGGAATGCTACAGTCTGTCTTAGTAGTTTCTTCAAGGAAGGATtacatatttaataatttaataaatgtGTGTAATTCAGGTTTATCAGAATTCTTTATCTTTAATAAAAATCTGAACATGTGGTTTCTTTACCTCGCTCATTAACCATTGTTTCTGTTTGAGTCCAATATCTAAATGCTGCGTTTCATCCAGTATCTCTTCCAGGGTCAGTGGATGTGTATCACCACGCTGGTGCCGAGTctggaaaagcaaacagcatCTATTACAGCTCTGTACTCACTTGATTCAGCAACTCAGTTACTGAAAAGTAACTAAGATTGGCACCAAATTACACTTTATTTTGATCAATAGCTCACGAATCCCAAAACCTGACAGCATCTTGAAATTCCTGCAAATAAACTCCATTATCTTGGTTGTACAGCGACCTGGGATAATTAGGATCTCAGTTATGGAACAATATGCTGACAATTTAATTTACTGACAGCACTTTGAATTTAACAAGCAGTTTCTTGGAATTCTCACTCTTGCAGTAGAAGATTTTCAGAGGTTGAAATATTCAGCATTTTCCAGCTACCACAGGACAAtaattaaagtatttaaaaacagtATTATTTTACACCAAAACACCATACCTTCATATAATTCACTATTTTAGCAAGGACTCCAAACTTGTAGCCAGAGCCTCCTGAAAGGGCTTTCAAGTTAAATGATCCATTGCTGTGAtctacaaagaaagaaaacaaacaattaaAGGATGCTTCGATATCTCCCTGTTGGCTCTGAGCTCCATCACACTCTCACTCTACTTCCAGCAGCTTTTGAAACAACAACTGTGGACAGAAACAGGAGTGGCAGAAGCAGCCACCCTCAGGACTCTGTCCTTGTGCACATCTTGATCCAGACCCAAAGAGAGGACACAGCTCTGGAACACTTCTGAGCAGAACTCCGCAACTAAAAAGTTAAGAAAGCAGCAAGTGACTGCAGAGTTACTGCCATAAGAGAACACATTTGATTCAGTGGCTGAACATCCCATAATCATTTACACTACATTAAACCATGCTGAAATAATGCACTGCATTTGCTCCACCAATaccttcctgctgctgagaTGGAGGCAGAAagcttcccttcttcccaaCAGGCACTCAGTGGTTACACAGCACATAAAGGaaggatgtgattttttttatttattgtttacaGTAGCTCTAGTGGAGAATTTATTAAACAGACCCATGTAAATGCAAACCAATTCAGCCTGGTGTGTTGCACCACTGGAACAGCAACTCAGAATCCCCTCTGTTGTCAGCTCTGGTTGTCTTTTATCATGAGGTTTGCTATCGTGTTGTTTCAAAAATTCTTGCAAGGTTGTTAATGACCATTTCATTAACGTCAGCTCTTAGCACAGCACATTGAACACAAATATCCACAAACCACTATCACAAGCCAGAGGCTCATTACCAGCACAATATTGCTCAAACCTAATGGCAACAGTTTTTTGGAATTTCAGCTACTCCAGAAAAAGAATCTCTTTGTCACCACGAGGATATTTTAATCCACTGTTGATTTGACAGGACAACAGCTATCTCAGGAGAGATATGGAGCTCCTattatttctgtggaaaaatcAGTGAAGGGAGATAAAAGAACAGAATTGTGAAGCTGCTACACAACATCGTCTTAGAGGCTTTACACAGCACAACAATTCTAAAATTAACATAGAAGAATCACTGTAGAATCCAGCTACAGAGGAAGATTTTATTCCGGATACTAAATTAAGATggtaaaaaggaggaaaatcaaaAGCCAGCTCCCCCTGAAAACAGGACCCATAGGGATTTTCCCCTACAGGGTTCccttttaacattaaaaattaatgtctATATAggacattttataaataaacagaaaaatcatagatgcaaTGAGGTCTGAAGTGACCAAAATAAATTCAGAGGTGCAACAAACAGTTAAGACAATCTATCATGTTTTTGTTCTGTCAATTGAATCAGGAAGATTATCTTGTTTAatctgcctggctgcagcctgccACGGTTCATGACAAGGGAATCTAACCACACGGCAAGGCTGGAAATCTGCAGATATTAACACTTCAAACGTCACGGTTTGATGGCTGATTCCAGCACAAAGCAGAGCGGGGTCGCGGCCAACGCGCGCTCCCAGCGCGCTCCTCTGCTAACGAGCTCATCGCATCCCAAAAAACAAGAACAGGGAGGGGTTTGCTTCTTATTCCAGACAGTAAGAGTCATATTTATGAATGATTTACTCCTGGGGTTGAGGGCTTGATGCAAATGAGCACAAAGGAAGTTGTCAGCAGCATCGTGCTCTGGCCAATGGAAGGAAAGCTCCATCTTAGCTGTGCCATAGGCTGCACTAAAAAAAGGGACCAGAACGGCGCTCTCTCAGCATCCTTTCACACGAGAGGTAGGTGTGTATCATTTTATAACATTCTCTGAGGTTTATCTTgattactgaaagaaaatatgtgtGTAAGCTGCGAACCTGTAAAAAGCCTCTTGGAATCAGAATGATTTTTCTCTAGGCTGAGCAGGGTTTATCCCGCTGAACACGGAGGAGCTTGTCTTGCACGATCAGACAAGCACTTTCACCATCTGTGCACTAATGGAAAATTGATGACCACTCCATCTTACAGCAAAGCTAACACAACAAGCCAAGATTCAGTAAACAAAATGGATTTCGTCCTTACAGGGGAGGTGGCTGGTTTCCTGCAGCCTCATGTTCCTTGTGATTGATTCTATATGTTTTCACAGAAATGACAGCGGAAGGGCTTTCCTTAGAACAAAGACAGCTCCAGCTGAAACGTGAGAAACGTTACCTCCCGGGGGTATTCCGTAAATTAGGCTGTCTATAAGAGATCTGTGTGTGTGGAAGAGAAACCTGTTCTAGAAATGTGGTAGACAATGAGGTAGGGATAAAATCCCGCTGCATGCTGTTACCTTTGGAAATACTGGAGCAGCCATCGATACAACGCAAACAGACGGGTTAGAATGCACCTGAGGTTTGTAAATGCTTTTACCCCGAGATGTCTGCTCAGTGCTTTCTTAAACAGGACTTCCTCAGTGCTGcattaaaaggattttttgcCAGTCATTTCCCTCTACTCCATGAATATGATTTCAAATAAAGCTGTTCCTCTGCAGTGCCCAAAGATGCtaatgcttttaaattaaaacctaGTGCAGATATTAGATATTATGTCagttcattaaatatttaactcaCTGCATTTTGGATACATACAATTGCTGACTTGATTACAAATAAGACTGGCTGATGAGACGAATCTGAACCGTGTCGTTACAAAATAAGTAAAACTGCAGGAAACCAGCCCATTTTTGACAGCTTTCAAGGACACTAACCTCATTAGCGCTGTTTTAATTCTGAACAGTCGGCAACAGCTGCTTCAGCcttgtattttaataattacGGCAAAGAGTAGCTGATCTTTATCTGCCTTCCCTCATTCAAATCTAAGGAgatcatcatcatcctcctcaAGGGGCATGAACCACCTCCAGCACGGCATTCAATTCCACCTCCTGGCATAAAGACAAACATCTCTCCACTGTGCAAACCACTGCCCTATTGGTGGCTGTGGAGTGGGAAGGGCCTGGCTGCCCTAAGGGAGCCTGTggagtggggaggggctggctgtggagtgggaagggactggCTGCCCTAATGGAGCCTGTGGAGTGGGAAGGGGCTGGCTGTGGAGTGGGAAGGCAATGGCTGCTGCACTGCGCTGTGCTGCCAGCACGGCTCCTGCCTGGCCATGCCATGCCTAAGATGCTCCTCTCCTCTTGGGAACAGAGCTACTGCCTTggcagagagctgtgctggcaaagGGTGCAGGCTATGCAATGTAGACATGACAGGTTCCTCTAGTGGCCCCAGATTTTGATCACTTTTGAGcactataaatgaaaaaaacctcctcAAATTACTAAATTTTGCATCACAGAAACAGTCTATTTTTGTGCCTGGTGTTTACAGAGCGAGCAAACTTACGCGTAACAGATTCTAACAAAACCCTCAGTCTTAGAAATCTGTTTACAAAGTTCAAAACAAAActcctttctttcccaaagGTATCATCTTGCCATTTAAACTACAAAATTAAATCCTGCTTATGTTAATTACTCCTCAAAGGGGACTCCAAATCCTTTTATTCAGCTCccccttctctctttctctcatggattttaaaataaatcttcaaGCCACCCCTCCAAAAACCCTTATGACTTTTAGCCCCATAACAGGTTGGCTGAGTTTCCTTCCCACACCATGACCAAATCAAGCCACTCTCTTGAAGCCAGGACCTGACTCAAACCAGGAGTATTTTTAGCTTGGATTTGTTCTGTAAACTTttgtttagggaaaaaaaatccaccaacaGCTTAATTAATCCCATCCATCTCAGTCATACTTTGTATATTCAATTACTAATTTGTGTACTCAGTTACAGATTTAACAGAGGAAACAGTAAGTTACTGCAACTGCTCCAGTAAGTGTGTGTATGGAATGCTAATGCCAGGAAGCTTCCCAACAACAAAGCTCTTGCGTTTCAATTTCAATCCATTAAAGTCAGAAGGATAAAGAACAAAATGTGTAACAGTTGAACAGTAAAAATAAGACATAGATCACAAGCTGGTTTGGCAGCATGATCCAGGTTTTCACTATatccttttctttaataatttcaGAGAATTAAGGACAGGTGCTCAGTCTGCTTTAAGTCAGCTGCTTTAGTAGACACCATCCACCACCATGTTCCACCTAAAAACTCCTTGCTCTTTCCTCAAGGAAATACGGAGCTCTGACTCGATCTCCTCCTCCCACATCCAGTTTTAAATTGCCTGAGGGATTCAAAGGTTATTACAATGTCCTACAGCCACAGCAGATAACCAGAAGTTACCGCAGCTCCTTGGACAATTCTTATTACATTAGACTACAGAGCAAAGGCAGATTTGCTGAAGCCAACTTCTTGCTTCATCCCCCCCCACACCACAGAGCAGTCTCTTCCTCTGCTGGGTGCCAACAGACAGCACTGAGGGCCAGGGTTAGGCAAAGTGGAAAACAAGAAATCAGAACTCCTCACAAAGGGTTGGGTTTTCCTTGTTATCCATGCCATTGACTATGGCACCACAAACAAGATTTCCAAACACTCTCAGTGCCATCTGGGCAGCCAAGTTTCTCTAGCACAAACTACTCAGCAGTGCAAGAGCAGGGGAATGAACAGGCCAGGAAATCTGCCCTCCTGAAGTCCAAAGGGTTTTGCAGGGTGAACAAGTCTGTGCTAACAGGCAATTCCAAAATAATAAGGCCTTTCACACCATGCCAGTGCCAGCCTCAAGACTGATGAGGGACGGGTGGTTGAAACCACCGTACACACCTTGAAAATTTAGTTTGTAGGCTTTCTGTTTGTGCACATAATTGAAATAAAGCAGCAAAGCTCTCATTGCTGAGTAACTTAACACCACATGATGCCTGCATGAACCAGACACAGCCAAAATAAATGTTCCAGTCCTATCACAAACTTGCACATTTGGAGTTTGATATTTTTGTGAGCAAATATGAGTATGCAACAATACATGT
Proteins encoded in this region:
- the GTF2E2 gene encoding transcription initiation factor IIE subunit beta — its product is MDPSLLRERELFKKRALSTPAVEKRPVLSSDSSASKKKKAKVEQGGSSSSKQNTDHSNGSFNLKALSGGSGYKFGVLAKIVNYMKTRHQRGDTHPLTLEEILDETQHLDIGLKQKQWLMSEALVNNPKIEVVDGKYAFKPKYNLKDKKALLRLLDKHDQRGLGGILLEDIEEGLPNAQKAIKALGDQIIFVNRPDKKKILFYNDKSCHFAVDEEFQKLWRSIPVDSMDEEKIEEYLKRQGISSMQETGPKKIAPIQRRKKPASQKKRRFKTHNDHLVGVLKDYSDVVPGKQ